The Gracilimonas sp. genome includes a region encoding these proteins:
- a CDS encoding DNA-3-methyladenine glycosylase, with product MPSKLSRSFYERDEVVQISKELIGKVICTNFDGVQTAGIIVETEAYNGRTDRACHAYPDVRTARTETIYGPPGYAYVYLCYGIHHLFNVVTNREGLADAILIRAIQPIEGEDIMVQRRGRDKLQPVITNGPGKLSQAMGITTSNNQSDLLGDIIWIEDRGIKFAEKEIEASPRIGVDYAGEDAELPWRFTVKGSKWISK from the coding sequence TCTTTTTATGAACGAGATGAGGTGGTGCAAATCAGCAAGGAATTAATCGGGAAGGTGATTTGCACGAATTTTGATGGGGTACAAACGGCCGGAATTATTGTAGAGACCGAGGCTTATAACGGACGAACAGATCGGGCCTGCCATGCTTATCCGGATGTTCGAACGGCTCGCACAGAAACCATTTATGGTCCTCCGGGCTATGCTTACGTGTATTTATGCTATGGAATTCATCACCTGTTTAATGTTGTAACGAATAGGGAAGGTCTGGCTGATGCTATCCTGATTCGGGCTATTCAACCTATTGAAGGTGAGGACATTATGGTTCAGAGAAGAGGGAGGGATAAACTACAGCCAGTTATTACGAATGGTCCGGGCAAGTTGTCCCAGGCAATGGGAATTACTACTTCGAATAATCAGAGTGATCTTCTTGGAGATATAATCTGGATTGAAGATCGTGGGATTAAATTCGCGGAAAAGGAGATAGAGGCGAGTCCCAGAATAGGAGTGGATTACGCCGGGGAAGATGCCGAACTGCCATGGCGTTTTACGGTGAAAGGATCAAAATGGATCAGTAAATAA
- a CDS encoding DUF4168 domain-containing protein, whose translation MKKLVRYSFVIILGAVLSTATAFAQQQQMPPQPEPLSPEEVTDEQLEMVVNVSEAVQGLQKEADMQMREVIAEEEMEYSRFQQIMMAQQNPQMAGQVNVTEDEKQTLQKVQPELQEITMKVQQGYMTAIQDEGLSPQKFQQIAQAIQAHPEVAKRFEEIKSESAQQSGSNDGSDG comes from the coding sequence ATGAAAAAATTAGTGCGTTATTCATTTGTTATAATTTTGGGTGCAGTTCTTAGCACAGCTACTGCTTTCGCTCAACAACAGCAAATGCCGCCTCAACCTGAACCTTTAAGCCCTGAAGAAGTTACTGATGAGCAACTCGAAATGGTTGTTAATGTATCTGAAGCTGTTCAAGGTTTGCAGAAAGAGGCTGACATGCAGATGAGAGAAGTTATTGCAGAAGAAGAGATGGAGTATAGCCGTTTTCAACAGATTATGATGGCTCAGCAAAATCCACAAATGGCCGGACAGGTAAATGTAACTGAAGATGAAAAGCAAACCCTTCAGAAAGTACAGCCTGAACTACAGGAAATAACTATGAAAGTTCAACAGGGTTATATGACTGCTATTCAGGACGAAGGACTTTCTCCTCAGAAATTTCAGCAGATTGCACAAGCTATTCAGGCACACCCTGAGGTGGCAAAACGATTTGAAGAGATTAAGAGTGAATCGGCTCAGCAAAGTGGGTCCAATGACGGAAGTGATGGTTAA
- a CDS encoding YceI family protein: protein MRTLNKITSVLALTIFALSSLALTKYAATSWTIDKAHSAVNFEVTHFFTPVNGEFNNYEATVNFDPNNLEESMIDVKIMVNSIDTDNERRDGHLKTADFFNAEKWPYITFKSSNIEKTGDNKFVANGTLTIKDVSKEIALPFTLLGMKDNPMKENTIVAGITASTTVDRTDYTVGTGDWASDAVIGDEVTVDLNLELNSKKGNGSTK, encoded by the coding sequence ATGAGAACATTAAATAAAATAACATCCGTATTAGCATTAACTATTTTCGCACTTTCATCTTTAGCTTTAACAAAATATGCCGCCACTAGCTGGACGATTGATAAAGCCCACAGTGCAGTAAATTTTGAAGTAACTCACTTCTTTACACCGGTAAATGGTGAATTCAATAACTACGAAGCTACTGTTAACTTCGATCCTAATAATCTTGAAGAAAGCATGATCGATGTTAAAATTATGGTGAACAGCATTGATACAGACAACGAGAGAAGAGACGGTCACCTGAAAACAGCGGATTTTTTCAACGCTGAAAAATGGCCATACATCACTTTTAAAAGCTCCAACATTGAGAAAACCGGAGACAACAAGTTTGTAGCAAACGGTACGCTCACGATTAAAGATGTATCCAAAGAAATTGCACTGCCATTTACATTACTGGGTATGAAAGACAATCCGATGAAAGAAAATACTATTGTGGCAGGTATCACAGCCTCTACAACCGTTGACCGAACCGACTATACTGTAGGAACCGGCGACTGGGCTTCTGATGCGGTAATCGGTGATGAAGTAACTGTTGACCTTAACCTTGAGCTAAACAGCAAAAAAGGCAACGGTTCCACAAAATAA
- a CDS encoding DUF6580 family putative transport protein: MNKKRFIVLSGFIIIAALSRIIPHPYNFAPIGAMSIFGAAYFTDKKFSFLVPLFAMFISDLLVNNLLYANFYGGFTLFTPGFYWMYGAIALIVVAGIFILKKVNTTTVIAGSLSASVIFFLVTNFGAWLGNPMYPQGIEGLLMSYTAGIPFFHYTVIGDLFYSGVMFGAFEYAKTKTPAFQKA; the protein is encoded by the coding sequence ATGAATAAGAAACGTTTTATAGTTTTATCCGGCTTTATAATAATTGCGGCACTCTCACGTATTATCCCGCATCCTTATAACTTCGCTCCTATAGGAGCTATGTCTATTTTTGGGGCAGCCTATTTCACGGATAAGAAATTTTCTTTTCTGGTGCCCCTTTTTGCTATGTTTATCAGTGATCTGCTGGTTAACAACCTGTTGTATGCAAACTTTTATGGCGGTTTCACGCTCTTCACGCCCGGGTTTTACTGGATGTACGGCGCCATAGCCCTAATCGTAGTTGCCGGTATTTTTATTCTGAAGAAGGTGAACACGACAACGGTTATTGCCGGAAGTTTAAGTGCTTCTGTTATCTTTTTCCTGGTTACCAATTTTGGAGCTTGGTTAGGTAATCCCATGTATCCACAGGGTATTGAAGGCTTGTTGATGAGCTACACAGCCGGCATCCCATTTTTCCATTACACCGTAATCGGTGACTTGTTTTACTCTGGTGTAATGTTTGGAGCCTTTGAATATGCGAAAACCAAAACTCCTGCTTTCCAGAAAGCCTGA
- a CDS encoding DUF4956 domain-containing protein, whose protein sequence is MFELFPDQPVYDYPTLLNVFYSLVWAFALSSLIAITHKVTFSGHQYPKNFFQGLALGSIVAAMVMMAIGDSLARGLGAFGALAMIRFRTRIQDVRNILFIFASLSVGLAIGVFGYTIAFVGTILFCTMALVLHLSPFSTKDGIRGTLTFRLQDGKGHDQVLAILDKYCTDYDDVEITARNNGRYDYEYQIEFMHEGDNRKFLEEMRAIEHTLRVRITFKDFQENN, encoded by the coding sequence ATGTTCGAATTATTCCCGGACCAGCCGGTTTATGATTACCCAACCTTACTGAATGTATTCTATTCATTGGTTTGGGCTTTTGCTCTTTCTTCCTTGATTGCGATTACCCATAAGGTGACGTTTTCAGGTCACCAATACCCAAAGAATTTTTTCCAGGGACTGGCGCTGGGTTCCATTGTTGCTGCTATGGTGATGATGGCCATTGGAGACAGCTTGGCTCGGGGTTTAGGAGCTTTTGGTGCATTGGCTATGATTCGTTTCCGAACCCGGATTCAGGACGTCCGCAATATCCTGTTTATTTTTGCTTCTCTAAGTGTGGGTTTGGCCATCGGGGTTTTTGGTTACACTATCGCTTTTGTGGGAACCATCCTTTTTTGCACCATGGCACTGGTGCTTCATTTAAGTCCGTTTAGCACTAAGGATGGAATACGGGGAACGCTTACTTTTCGCCTTCAGGACGGAAAGGGCCATGATCAGGTGCTGGCTATTCTAGATAAATACTGCACCGATTACGACGATGTTGAAATCACCGCCAGAAATAACGGCCGGTACGACTATGAGTACCAGATTGAGTTTATGCACGAAGGTGACAACCGAAAGTTTTTGGAAGAAATGAGGGCCATTGAACATACGCTGCGGGTCCGTATTACTTTTAAAGATTTCCAGGAAAACAATTAA
- a CDS encoding biotin/lipoyl-binding protein, with protein MMLKKINSFYLFIALLFAGLFAVNSQYFKGSKSFVGVTYSKIYNINIEKPAVVKNVHVVPGQTVEPGEILVELESPQLNLEIQKLRKELEIYESQKIEQQKLLESELELLESQKRIIRNEIENEVELLQRRIQLNRSLTDSILANRTSNAEDDSLGTLQLQIKSIRQKGELELEAVNIRIADLEQDHTFDQSQLEAKIELARQELNWKMQEDRNLNKYATFPGVIESVYIKPNEQVQEFTSLISINPVNPTSVVGYLVGKKDRSQQLGQTVTVRSMEHPELQTTGSIIGFGSVVLLPEVLQKTTTIQTFGLEVFIEIPEKNDLPVGEKIIIR; from the coding sequence ATGATGCTCAAAAAAATAAATTCCTTTTACCTGTTTATAGCACTCCTCTTTGCCGGACTTTTTGCGGTAAATTCTCAATACTTTAAAGGAAGTAAATCGTTTGTTGGGGTCACGTATTCCAAAATTTATAATATCAACATTGAGAAGCCGGCGGTTGTTAAAAATGTGCATGTGGTTCCGGGGCAAACGGTAGAGCCGGGCGAGATTCTGGTGGAGTTAGAGAGTCCACAGCTTAACCTGGAAATACAAAAGCTTAGAAAAGAGCTGGAGATTTATGAATCGCAGAAGATAGAGCAACAAAAGCTACTGGAATCAGAACTGGAGCTTTTGGAGTCTCAGAAAAGGATAATCCGCAATGAAATTGAAAATGAAGTTGAATTATTGCAGCGTCGCATCCAATTAAACCGGTCGCTGACGGATTCCATTTTAGCTAACAGAACTTCTAATGCTGAGGATGATTCGTTAGGAACTCTTCAGCTTCAAATTAAGTCCATTCGCCAGAAAGGCGAACTCGAGTTGGAGGCAGTAAACATCCGTATTGCCGATTTGGAGCAGGATCATACTTTTGATCAGTCTCAGCTGGAGGCTAAAATTGAACTGGCCCGGCAGGAATTAAACTGGAAGATGCAGGAAGATCGCAACCTGAATAAGTATGCTACTTTTCCCGGAGTTATTGAGAGTGTATATATAAAACCCAACGAACAGGTTCAGGAATTTACATCACTGATCTCGATTAACCCGGTTAATCCTACTTCTGTGGTAGGGTATCTGGTTGGCAAAAAAGATCGCAGCCAGCAATTGGGGCAAACGGTAACGGTGCGCTCAATGGAGCACCCCGAACTGCAAACTACAGGATCTATTATCGGTTTTGGTTCGGTAGTTTTATTGCCCGAAGTCCTTCAGAAAACAACCACCATTCAAACGTTTGGCCTGGAAGTTTTTATTGAAATCCCGGAGAAAAACGACCTGCCTGTTGGAGAGAAAATTATCATAAGATGA